From Mycobacterium lacus, one genomic window encodes:
- a CDS encoding WS/DGAT/MGAT family O-acyltransferase codes for MSPIDSLFLTAESREHPLHVGALQLFAPPRGAGRSFVRETHRTLLQCDDVAPIFRKRPMGFRGAFANIGWTSDNDVDLGYHVRRSALPRPGRVRELLELTSRLHANLLDRHRPLWETHVIEGLNDGRFAIYTKIHHALVDGVSGMTLMRESMDADPIDGEFRAPWSPAEKRAPRGGRGRLQSLGGLVGSVAGLAPSTLRLARAAVLEQQLTLPFGAPRTMLNVPVGGARRCAAQSWPLDRVRTVKDAAGVSLNDVVLAMSAGALRAYLDDNDALPDIPLVAMVPVSLRNDTDSVGGNMVGAVLCNLATHLDDPAERLDAIHSSMRANKQVLTQLPRAQAIALSMALLSPAVLSTLPGLATATPPPFNVCISNVPGAREPLYFNGARMVGNYPMSLVLDGQALNITLTSSADSLDFGLVGCRRSVPHLQRVLGHLETSLKDLERAVGL; via the coding sequence ATGTCACCGATCGACTCGCTGTTCTTGACGGCCGAGTCGCGCGAACATCCGCTGCACGTCGGCGCACTTCAACTTTTCGCCCCGCCCCGCGGTGCCGGACGAAGCTTCGTTCGCGAAACCCACCGGACGCTGCTGCAGTGCGACGATGTAGCACCGATATTTCGTAAGCGTCCCATGGGATTTCGTGGCGCGTTCGCTAACATCGGATGGACGTCCGACAACGACGTCGACCTCGGTTACCACGTGCGGCGATCCGCCTTACCGCGACCGGGCCGCGTACGCGAGCTGCTGGAGCTGACCTCACGGCTGCACGCCAACCTGCTCGATCGGCACCGCCCGCTGTGGGAAACCCACGTCATCGAGGGCCTCAACGACGGGCGTTTCGCGATCTACACGAAGATCCACCACGCGCTGGTCGACGGGGTATCCGGAATGACGCTGATGCGGGAGTCGATGGACGCCGATCCCATCGATGGTGAGTTCCGTGCGCCCTGGTCGCCGGCGGAAAAGCGGGCGCCTCGTGGCGGGCGCGGCCGCCTGCAAAGCCTCGGCGGCCTGGTGGGGTCCGTTGCCGGGTTGGCCCCGTCGACGCTGCGGTTGGCGCGCGCCGCGGTGCTGGAACAACAGCTGACGCTGCCCTTTGGGGCGCCTCGCACCATGCTCAACGTTCCCGTCGGCGGAGCCCGCCGATGCGCGGCGCAGTCGTGGCCGCTGGACCGGGTCAGGACGGTCAAAGACGCCGCCGGGGTAAGCCTCAACGATGTCGTCCTGGCGATGAGCGCGGGTGCGCTGCGCGCCTACCTCGACGACAATGACGCGCTGCCGGACATACCGCTGGTCGCGATGGTGCCGGTGAGTCTGCGCAATGACACGGACTCCGTCGGCGGCAACATGGTCGGGGCCGTGTTATGCAACCTGGCCACCCATCTCGACGACCCGGCCGAGCGTCTTGATGCCATCCACTCCTCGATGCGGGCGAACAAACAAGTGCTCACACAGCTGCCCAGGGCCCAGGCGATCGCGTTGTCCATGGCGCTGCTGAGCCCCGCCGTGCTCAGCACGCTGCCCGGCTTGGCCACCGCGACCCCGCCACCGTTCAACGTTTGCATCTCGAATGTTCCTGGCGCGCGCGAGCCGCTCTACTTCAACGGCGCGCGGATGGTCGGAAACTACCCAATGTCGCTTGTGCTCGACGGCCAAGCGCTCAACATCACGCTGACCAGTAGTGCCGACAGTCTGGACTTCGGGCTCGTCGGCTGCCGTCGTAGCGTCCCACACCTGCAGCGGGTGCTGGGCCATCTGGAGACGTCGCTGAAGGATTTGGAGCGCGCAGTCGGTCTCTGA